In a genomic window of Wyeomyia smithii strain HCP4-BCI-WySm-NY-G18 chromosome 1, ASM2978416v1, whole genome shotgun sequence:
- the LOC129721268 gene encoding activin receptor type-2A isoform X2, producing the protein MRIVLFIAMGLALLAVELEASLAESSGLTCETYDCKDGDCTVGTESCEEGDADKPVGCFVVWSTNNVTNEVKVTMKGCFLNPTDCNNTECVDTSLGTKNNLNYCCCRANMCNREHKWIPVVTKPPDVIHQATNESNIFVIVASFMTCVIILVGLVFALFWRHRKQSMFNEIPTIEPEITSSSPNIALRPIQLIEIKARGRFGVVWKAQLMSQEVAVKIFQTQEKQSWITEQEIFKLPRMNHPNILQFIGCEKRVDLSTDFWLITAYCQHGSLCDYLKSHTVTWHELRIIAESMSRGLMHLHEEIQGSKTEGLKPSIAHRDFKSKNVLLKDDLTACIADFGLALIFTPGKPCGDTHGQVGTRRYMAPEILEGAINFTRDAFLRIDVYACGLVLWELVSRCTAHGGAVDEYRLPFETELGSHPTLEEMQENVVTKKLRPRICDHWRNHNGLNALCDTMEECWDHDAEARLSSSCVMERVSHHGRYQPTTPLLIETNTTNDLPPKVVSESV; encoded by the exons ATGCGTATCGTTCTATTCATAGCCATGGGTCTGGCGTTAT TGGCCGTCGAGTTGGAAGCTTCATTAGCCGAGTCCAGTGGATTAACGTGTGAGACGTACGATTGCAAGGATGGCGATTGTACGGTAGGAACCGAATCTTGCGAGGAGGGCGATGCTGATAAGCCGGTTGGCTGTTTCGTAGTTTGGAGCACCAACAATGTCACGA ATGAAGTGAAGGTGACGATGAAAGGTTGCTTCCTAAATCCAACCGATTGCAACAACACCGAGTGCGTTGATACGTCCCTAGGCACTAAGAATAACCTGAACTATTGTTGCTGTCGGGCGAACATGTGCAACCGGGAGCACAAGTGGATCCCAGTAGTCACTAAACCTCCGGACGTGATTCACCAAGCTACTAATGAATCAAATATCTTTGTAATTGTTGCCTCGTTTATGACTTGTGTGATAATACTTGTTGGACTGGTATTCGCACTATTCTGGCGTCATCGGAAGCAGTCGATGTTCAACGAGATACCGACG ATCGAACCGGAAATTACCAGCTCTTCCCCAAACATAGCGTTGAGGCCAATTCAGTTGATTGAAATCAAGGCTCGAGGTAGGTTCGGAGTTGTTTGGAAAGCTCAGCTGATGTCCCAGGAGGTTGCTGTTAAAATATTCCAGACGCAAGAAAAGCAATCTTGGATCACCGAACAGGAAATTTTTAAA TTGCCACGCATGAATCATCCCAACATTCTGCAGTTTATTGGTTGTGAAAAGCGGGTTGATCTAAGCACAGACTTTTGGCTGATCACAGCCTATTGCCAGCACGGGTCGTTGTGTGATTATCTCAAATCGCATACTGTCACCTGGCACGAGCTACGCATCATTGCCGAGAGTATGTCACGTGGACTGATGCATTTGCATGAGGAAATTCAAGGCAGTAAAACGGAGGGCCTGAAGCCGTCGATTGCACATCGCGATTTCAAGAGCAAGAATGTTCTGCTTAAGGACGACTTAACGGCTTGTATTGCTGATTTCGGACTGGCACTTATTTTTACACCTG GCAAACCTTGCGGAGACACTCACGGCCAAGTCGGAACGCGTCGTTATATGGCACCGGAGATTCTAGAAGGCGCAATCAATTTCACACGCGACGCATTTCTTCGAATTGACGTTTACGCCTGCGGTCTGGTACTGTGGGAGCTGGTTTCACGTTGCACGGCGCATGGTGGCGCCGTTGATGAATACCGACTACCGTTCGAAACCGAGCTTGGCTCGCACCCCACACTAGAGGAAATGCAGGAGAATGTCGTGACGAAAAAGTTGCGTCCGCGAATTTGCGACCATTGGAGGAATCACAAT GGCCTCAACGCGCTGTGCGACACAATGGAGGAATGCTGGGATCATGACGCTGAGGCGCGTCTTTCCTCTTCGTGCGTGATGGAGCGAGTTTCCCACCACGGTCGTTATCAGCCGACTACGCCACTGCTTATAGAAACCAACACTACCAATGACCTGCCGCCGAAGGTTGTTTCCGAAAGTGTATAG
- the LOC129721268 gene encoding activin receptor type-2A isoform X1, with amino-acid sequence METTLGVPTIVHTTKIGRLRSDESLVKMVLDSDPIETHRRGLHLIVAVELEASLAESSGLTCETYDCKDGDCTVGTESCEEGDADKPVGCFVVWSTNNVTNEVKVTMKGCFLNPTDCNNTECVDTSLGTKNNLNYCCCRANMCNREHKWIPVVTKPPDVIHQATNESNIFVIVASFMTCVIILVGLVFALFWRHRKQSMFNEIPTIEPEITSSSPNIALRPIQLIEIKARGRFGVVWKAQLMSQEVAVKIFQTQEKQSWITEQEIFKLPRMNHPNILQFIGCEKRVDLSTDFWLITAYCQHGSLCDYLKSHTVTWHELRIIAESMSRGLMHLHEEIQGSKTEGLKPSIAHRDFKSKNVLLKDDLTACIADFGLALIFTPGKPCGDTHGQVGTRRYMAPEILEGAINFTRDAFLRIDVYACGLVLWELVSRCTAHGGAVDEYRLPFETELGSHPTLEEMQENVVTKKLRPRICDHWRNHNGLNALCDTMEECWDHDAEARLSSSCVMERVSHHGRYQPTTPLLIETNTTNDLPPKVVSESV; translated from the exons TGGCCGTCGAGTTGGAAGCTTCATTAGCCGAGTCCAGTGGATTAACGTGTGAGACGTACGATTGCAAGGATGGCGATTGTACGGTAGGAACCGAATCTTGCGAGGAGGGCGATGCTGATAAGCCGGTTGGCTGTTTCGTAGTTTGGAGCACCAACAATGTCACGA ATGAAGTGAAGGTGACGATGAAAGGTTGCTTCCTAAATCCAACCGATTGCAACAACACCGAGTGCGTTGATACGTCCCTAGGCACTAAGAATAACCTGAACTATTGTTGCTGTCGGGCGAACATGTGCAACCGGGAGCACAAGTGGATCCCAGTAGTCACTAAACCTCCGGACGTGATTCACCAAGCTACTAATGAATCAAATATCTTTGTAATTGTTGCCTCGTTTATGACTTGTGTGATAATACTTGTTGGACTGGTATTCGCACTATTCTGGCGTCATCGGAAGCAGTCGATGTTCAACGAGATACCGACG ATCGAACCGGAAATTACCAGCTCTTCCCCAAACATAGCGTTGAGGCCAATTCAGTTGATTGAAATCAAGGCTCGAGGTAGGTTCGGAGTTGTTTGGAAAGCTCAGCTGATGTCCCAGGAGGTTGCTGTTAAAATATTCCAGACGCAAGAAAAGCAATCTTGGATCACCGAACAGGAAATTTTTAAA TTGCCACGCATGAATCATCCCAACATTCTGCAGTTTATTGGTTGTGAAAAGCGGGTTGATCTAAGCACAGACTTTTGGCTGATCACAGCCTATTGCCAGCACGGGTCGTTGTGTGATTATCTCAAATCGCATACTGTCACCTGGCACGAGCTACGCATCATTGCCGAGAGTATGTCACGTGGACTGATGCATTTGCATGAGGAAATTCAAGGCAGTAAAACGGAGGGCCTGAAGCCGTCGATTGCACATCGCGATTTCAAGAGCAAGAATGTTCTGCTTAAGGACGACTTAACGGCTTGTATTGCTGATTTCGGACTGGCACTTATTTTTACACCTG GCAAACCTTGCGGAGACACTCACGGCCAAGTCGGAACGCGTCGTTATATGGCACCGGAGATTCTAGAAGGCGCAATCAATTTCACACGCGACGCATTTCTTCGAATTGACGTTTACGCCTGCGGTCTGGTACTGTGGGAGCTGGTTTCACGTTGCACGGCGCATGGTGGCGCCGTTGATGAATACCGACTACCGTTCGAAACCGAGCTTGGCTCGCACCCCACACTAGAGGAAATGCAGGAGAATGTCGTGACGAAAAAGTTGCGTCCGCGAATTTGCGACCATTGGAGGAATCACAAT GGCCTCAACGCGCTGTGCGACACAATGGAGGAATGCTGGGATCATGACGCTGAGGCGCGTCTTTCCTCTTCGTGCGTGATGGAGCGAGTTTCCCACCACGGTCGTTATCAGCCGACTACGCCACTGCTTATAGAAACCAACACTACCAATGACCTGCCGCCGAAGGTTGTTTCCGAAAGTGTATAG